One region of Arthrobacter sp. StoSoilB22 genomic DNA includes:
- a CDS encoding methionine ABC transporter permease produces MTDWTTLLPVLGESFQQTIYMVVITVLLSGIAGLALGVTLYATRPGNLFANKAVFSFLNFLVNIIRPIPFIIFITAIAPLTLIIMGTTIGTTAAILPMALMAGVVIGRVVEQNLVASDPGVVEAARAMGDSRLHILWAVVIPESLAPLILGYTFMIIAIVDMSAMAGYIGGGGLGNFAIMYGYQQFNWEVTLVTVLIIIVMVQAAQLLGNFLAQRILRR; encoded by the coding sequence ATGACCGACTGGACAACCCTCCTGCCCGTCCTGGGCGAATCCTTCCAACAGACCATCTACATGGTGGTCATCACCGTCCTGCTCAGCGGCATCGCCGGACTGGCGTTGGGCGTCACCCTTTACGCCACCAGGCCCGGAAACCTGTTTGCCAATAAGGCCGTGTTCTCGTTCCTGAATTTCCTGGTGAACATCATCCGGCCCATCCCGTTCATCATCTTCATCACGGCCATTGCGCCGCTGACCCTCATCATCATGGGCACCACTATTGGCACTACTGCCGCGATCCTGCCCATGGCGCTGATGGCCGGTGTGGTGATTGGGCGGGTAGTGGAGCAAAACCTGGTGGCGTCAGACCCTGGCGTGGTTGAGGCCGCCCGGGCCATGGGCGACAGCCGACTGCACATCCTGTGGGCCGTGGTGATTCCCGAGTCGCTGGCACCGCTGATCCTGGGCTACACGTTCATGATCATCGCGATTGTGGACATGTCTGCCATGGCCGGGTACATCGGCGGCGGTGGGCTGGGCAACTTCGCCATCATGTACGGCTACCAGCAGTTCAACTGGGAAGTCACCCTGGTGACAGTCCTGATCATCATCGTCATGGTCCAGGCCGCGCAGTTGCTGGGTAATTTCCTGGCCCAGCGCATCCTTCGCCGCTAA
- a CDS encoding methionine ABC transporter ATP-binding protein — translation MSAIVSLRGVSKLFPIQGSKRSQRTEAVRAVDEVTLDIEEGTVVGIVGYSGAGKSTLVRLLNGLERPTEGHVYVKGQDISSLPESQLRTVRAGIGMIFQQFNLLKSRTVFGNVAYPLKVAGWPKEKIKPRVEELLEFVGIADKAGSYPRRLSGGQQQRVGIARALANAPDILLADEATSALDPETTRDVLRLLRRINKELGTTVVVITHEMHVVREICDTVVMMESGRVVESGPTYSVFADPRSDSTQRFVSTAVHGTPGPDTVSRLSAAHPGQLVSIGISEAAPTPLVAATFERHGVGSSVVFGGITEIQNKILGTLTYELTGSDAAIDAALADLGDVTAVERQTPTAAPADSAVPHLPVPANAGE, via the coding sequence GTGAGCGCGATCGTTTCCCTGCGCGGAGTCAGCAAGCTGTTCCCGATCCAAGGAAGCAAGCGCAGCCAACGCACCGAAGCAGTGCGGGCCGTAGACGAGGTCACCTTGGACATTGAAGAGGGCACTGTAGTAGGCATCGTGGGATATTCCGGTGCCGGAAAATCCACGCTGGTCCGCCTGCTCAACGGCTTGGAACGTCCCACCGAGGGCCACGTTTACGTCAAAGGCCAGGACATCTCCTCGCTCCCCGAAAGCCAATTGCGCACAGTCCGTGCCGGCATCGGCATGATCTTCCAACAATTCAATCTTCTGAAGTCCCGCACCGTGTTCGGGAACGTCGCGTATCCGTTGAAGGTGGCAGGGTGGCCCAAAGAGAAGATCAAGCCGCGCGTGGAGGAGCTTCTTGAGTTCGTGGGTATCGCGGACAAGGCAGGCTCCTACCCACGCCGGCTCTCCGGAGGGCAGCAGCAACGCGTAGGCATTGCCCGTGCGCTGGCAAACGCCCCGGACATCCTCCTCGCTGACGAAGCAACCAGCGCACTGGACCCGGAAACCACCCGCGACGTCCTGCGCCTTCTACGCCGCATCAACAAAGAACTCGGCACCACCGTTGTGGTGATCACCCACGAGATGCACGTTGTCCGAGAAATTTGCGACACCGTAGTGATGATGGAATCCGGCCGGGTAGTTGAATCCGGGCCTACATACTCCGTATTCGCCGACCCCCGCAGCGACTCCACCCAACGCTTCGTTTCCACGGCCGTCCACGGCACTCCGGGACCGGACACCGTCAGCCGCCTCTCCGCGGCACACCCCGGCCAGCTTGTCTCCATTGGCATCTCCGAGGCAGCGCCTACTCCTCTGGTTGCGGCCACCTTTGAGCGCCACGGCGTGGGCTCCAGCGTAGTGTTCGGGGGCATCACCGAGATCCAGAACAAGATCCTGGGCACACTCACGTACGAGCTCACAGGCAGCGACGCCGCGATTGACGCCGCGCTCGCCGACCTGGGCGACGTCACCGCCGTCGAACGCCAAACGCCGACGGCGGCCCCCGCCGATAGTGCCGTTCCGCACCTTCCCGTCCCCGCGAACGCCGGAGAATAG
- a CDS encoding MetQ/NlpA family ABC transporter substrate-binding protein, whose amino-acid sequence MKNRLLVAAVGLIAALSLSACGGASSGSTTSANTKVVIGVDDGAEEHWTILKNKLKDQGVDLEVKNFTDGAQINTATQQGQVDINLFQHLKYLSQFNVNSNGSLVPVGATAVYPLALYSEKFKSVGELPADAEVAIPNNPTNQARALLNLQTAGLLQLKDGGNSLSTPAEITSSKIKVVPVDSNQTVNALKGTTDAAVVNNTQAQKGGLGDEKIIFKEDLNSESLAPYINGFVVKADRKDDATWKKIVDAYHSPEVEASVTKLNDGNLQFKADWTAAKLQEVLTAEEAAIKKSK is encoded by the coding sequence ATGAAGAACCGCCTGTTAGTCGCCGCCGTCGGCCTGATCGCCGCCCTATCGCTCTCGGCATGCGGGGGTGCGTCAAGTGGTTCCACAACCTCTGCGAACACCAAGGTGGTCATCGGCGTGGACGACGGTGCCGAGGAGCACTGGACCATCCTGAAGAACAAGCTCAAGGATCAGGGCGTTGATCTTGAGGTCAAGAACTTCACAGATGGCGCGCAGATCAATACGGCAACCCAGCAGGGCCAGGTGGACATCAACCTCTTTCAGCACCTGAAGTACCTGTCCCAGTTCAACGTCAACAGCAATGGCTCGCTGGTCCCGGTAGGCGCTACCGCCGTTTACCCGCTGGCTCTGTACTCGGAGAAGTTCAAATCCGTTGGTGAGCTGCCGGCGGACGCCGAGGTTGCGATTCCGAACAACCCCACAAACCAGGCCCGCGCACTGCTGAACCTGCAGACCGCCGGCTTGCTGCAGCTCAAGGATGGCGGCAACTCGCTGTCCACTCCGGCTGAGATCACCTCGAGCAAGATCAAGGTTGTCCCCGTTGACAGCAACCAAACGGTGAACGCGCTCAAGGGAACCACGGACGCCGCCGTCGTGAACAACACCCAAGCCCAGAAGGGTGGACTGGGTGACGAGAAGATCATCTTCAAGGAAGACCTGAACTCCGAGTCCCTGGCCCCGTACATCAACGGCTTCGTGGTGAAGGCCGACCGTAAGGACGACGCCACGTGGAAGAAGATCGTTGATGCCTACCACTCCCCCGAAGTTGAGGCCTCGGTGACCAAGCTCAACGACGGCAACTTGCAGTTCAAGGCTGACTGGACCGCTGCGAAGCTGCAGGAAGTCCTCACTGCTGAAGAAGCAGCCATCAAGAAGAGCAAATAG
- a CDS encoding LLM class flavin-dependent oxidoreductase: MNQTLIRERQQIHFFAYLVGTGIHLASWRHETAFPQASIDFAHQVQLAKTAEEAKFDAIFLGDSLAIDETSNPGILNRFDPIGLVTALGAVTSNIGLIATSSTSYDEPFNFARAALTADHISGGRVGWNIVTTRDLTNSTASNFSADEHFDHSLRYRRAEEFVEVTQGLWNSWDPDAFLYNKAQGRFFDRRKLNRLDYKGQFFKVAGPLNIGPSPQHSPLLAQAGTSVPGQKLGARFANALFASHPDIPQARQYRESVRAQAKAFGRNPEEIYIYQAISPVVADTRDEALERIRELDNLITDQQVLDFLQEYFAGQLDFTGLGADATVAQSGIPGITQPRTDFRSAGEQIRGREDEVTLKDLYSILTGDKRNHDFIGTPQHVADSLERWHAEGAADGFNLMFSLLPQDLERFAAGVIPLLQERGLARTEYAGTTLKSHLGLHPQPKGQS; this comes from the coding sequence ATGAACCAGACACTCATCCGTGAACGCCAGCAGATCCATTTCTTCGCCTACCTTGTGGGCACAGGCATCCACCTGGCTTCATGGCGCCACGAGACAGCGTTCCCTCAGGCGAGCATCGACTTCGCCCACCAGGTACAGCTAGCCAAAACTGCCGAAGAAGCCAAGTTCGACGCGATCTTCCTGGGCGACTCCCTCGCGATCGATGAGACGTCCAATCCGGGCATCCTCAACAGGTTTGACCCCATAGGCCTGGTCACGGCCCTTGGCGCGGTCACCAGCAACATCGGCCTCATCGCCACGTCCTCAACGTCCTATGACGAGCCGTTCAACTTTGCCCGCGCGGCCCTCACCGCGGACCACATCAGCGGCGGCCGTGTTGGCTGGAACATCGTGACCACGCGGGACCTCACCAACAGCACGGCCAGCAACTTCAGTGCCGATGAGCACTTCGACCACAGCCTCCGCTACCGCCGCGCTGAAGAATTCGTGGAGGTCACCCAAGGGCTCTGGAATTCCTGGGACCCGGACGCTTTCCTCTACAACAAAGCGCAAGGACGATTCTTTGACCGGCGCAAACTCAACCGGCTGGACTATAAGGGCCAATTCTTCAAGGTCGCCGGGCCGCTGAACATCGGTCCCTCCCCGCAGCACTCCCCCTTGCTGGCCCAAGCAGGAACATCCGTCCCCGGCCAGAAGCTGGGGGCCCGCTTCGCCAACGCCCTTTTCGCGAGCCACCCCGACATTCCGCAGGCTCGGCAGTACCGGGAGTCCGTCCGGGCTCAGGCGAAGGCGTTCGGCCGGAATCCCGAGGAAATCTACATCTACCAGGCCATCTCGCCCGTGGTCGCGGACACCCGGGACGAAGCTTTGGAACGCATCCGGGAGTTGGACAACCTCATCACCGATCAGCAGGTGCTGGATTTCCTGCAGGAATACTTCGCCGGCCAGCTGGATTTCACCGGGCTCGGAGCGGATGCCACCGTGGCCCAGTCCGGCATCCCCGGCATCACGCAGCCCAGGACCGATTTCCGCTCCGCTGGCGAACAGATTCGCGGCCGGGAGGATGAGGTGACGCTCAAGGACCTCTACTCGATCCTCACCGGCGACAAACGGAATCACGACTTCATCGGGACCCCGCAACATGTGGCCGACTCCTTGGAACGCTGGCACGCCGAAGGCGCCGCGGACGGCTTTAACCTCATGTTCTCCCTTCTCCCCCAGGACCTGGAGCGTTTCGCCGCCGGCGTCATTCCCCTGCTTCAGGAACGCGGCCTTGCGCGCACCGAATACGCGGGCACCACCCTGAAATCGCACCTGGGACTTCATCCGCAGCCGAAAGGACAATCATGA
- a CDS encoding GNAT family N-acetyltransferase: protein MTTQATVATGAYVIREARHEEYDAVGRLTYQGFGHHLPGSRQPDGERLALLLDAEARAREGVLLVAEDTDTGSLVGTASLLPFGSYLSRQAEEGEVELRLLAVLPEARRAGLGQRLLDKSARIAAARGADRVVLDTAVDNEPSQRLYRRLGYVRRLEREKERPAPKVQLVVYTLELAASK from the coding sequence ATGACCACCCAAGCAACCGTCGCCACCGGTGCCTACGTGATTCGCGAGGCCCGCCACGAGGAGTACGACGCCGTAGGGCGGCTGACGTACCAAGGTTTCGGTCATCATCTTCCCGGCTCGCGTCAGCCCGACGGCGAGCGGCTCGCTCTGTTGTTGGACGCTGAAGCCCGCGCCCGCGAGGGCGTGCTGCTGGTGGCCGAGGACACTGACACCGGAAGCCTTGTAGGCACTGCCAGCCTCCTGCCGTTCGGTTCGTACCTGAGCCGGCAGGCCGAAGAAGGTGAAGTGGAGCTCAGGCTGCTGGCCGTGCTCCCGGAGGCCCGCCGCGCGGGGCTTGGCCAGCGGCTCCTGGATAAATCCGCCCGTATTGCCGCCGCCCGGGGCGCAGACCGCGTAGTCCTGGACACCGCCGTCGATAATGAGCCGTCCCAGCGGCTCTACCGCCGCCTTGGCTACGTCCGCCGGCTGGAGCGTGAAAAGGAGCGCCCTGCGCCGAAGGTCCAACTGGTTGTTTACACGCTGGAGCTGGCTGCATCGAAGTGA
- a CDS encoding glycosyltransferase family 2 protein: MLTETTAAPAPASAPDTATRRRRSHRAAGGVVTVLVPAHNESAGITETLHSLNNQTHRPDRVIVVADNCTDDTEELALAQGAEVIRTVGNKDKKAGALNFALSQLLPDADPEDLVLVQDADSQLALDFIENATKNLLADELLGAVGGVFSGGPGGGFVGHLQRNEYARYARDVKRLHGKCLVVTGTAALFRVKTLRDVVAARLKGTLPPGNGKGGVYDTSVLTEDNELSFALLTLGYRIASPSNCTLVTEVMPTWRELWSQRLRWKRGAVENCVQYGWTKVTRPYWGRQFLSMIGVVVTLAYFGSILFALISGMGLNLQPFWITVTGIFILERIVTVRFRGWRYMLLAATMYETVIDIFLQAVHAKAYLDAAFNRKKVW, from the coding sequence ATGCTCACGGAAACAACAGCGGCACCTGCCCCGGCAAGCGCCCCGGACACTGCAACCAGGCGTCGCCGATCCCACCGTGCGGCTGGCGGGGTAGTCACCGTCCTGGTTCCGGCGCACAACGAGTCCGCCGGCATCACCGAGACGCTCCACTCCCTGAACAACCAGACCCATCGCCCGGATCGCGTCATTGTGGTGGCAGACAACTGCACTGACGACACTGAAGAACTTGCACTAGCCCAGGGTGCCGAGGTGATCCGCACCGTGGGGAACAAGGACAAAAAAGCCGGTGCCCTGAACTTCGCCCTCAGTCAGCTCCTTCCTGATGCCGACCCCGAGGACTTGGTCCTGGTACAGGATGCCGACTCACAGCTGGCCCTGGACTTCATTGAAAACGCCACCAAGAACCTGCTGGCCGACGAACTGCTCGGCGCCGTTGGCGGAGTGTTCAGCGGCGGCCCCGGCGGCGGCTTTGTGGGCCACCTCCAGCGCAACGAATACGCCCGCTACGCCCGGGACGTGAAGCGACTTCACGGCAAGTGCCTGGTGGTCACCGGCACAGCAGCCCTTTTCCGTGTCAAGACATTGCGCGACGTCGTAGCCGCCCGGTTGAAGGGCACACTCCCTCCCGGCAACGGCAAGGGCGGCGTCTACGATACGTCGGTTTTGACCGAAGATAACGAACTCTCCTTTGCCCTGTTGACCCTGGGCTACCGCATAGCATCTCCCTCGAACTGCACGCTGGTCACCGAGGTCATGCCCACGTGGCGTGAACTGTGGTCCCAGCGGCTCCGGTGGAAGCGCGGCGCGGTGGAGAACTGCGTGCAATACGGATGGACCAAAGTGACCCGGCCTTACTGGGGACGCCAGTTCCTCTCCATGATCGGCGTCGTAGTGACGTTGGCCTACTTCGGTTCCATCCTGTTCGCGCTGATATCCGGGATGGGCCTGAATCTTCAGCCGTTTTGGATCACCGTCACCGGCATCTTCATCCTGGAACGCATAGTCACTGTGCGTTTCCGGGGCTGGAGGTACATGCTCCTTGCCGCAACCATGTACGAAACCGTCATCGATATCTTCCTCCAGGCTGTTCACGCCAAGGCGTACCTGGATGCAGCATTCAACAGAAAGAAAGTTTGGTAA
- a CDS encoding NUDIX domain-containing protein, producing MTIRSAGILLHRRNTAGQLELWIAHMGGPFWARKDEHAWSIPKGEFPEDEDALVAAQREFTEEIGTPPPLADYELLGVFKQPSGKLITAFAAEASDFQPEKIVSNTFPMEWPKGSGAIKDFPEIDDARWFEETVARTKLVKGQLPIVDALVRHLGEKTL from the coding sequence ATCACAATCCGCAGCGCTGGCATCCTCCTTCACCGGCGAAACACGGCCGGGCAATTGGAGCTTTGGATAGCCCATATGGGTGGACCCTTTTGGGCCCGCAAAGATGAACACGCCTGGTCTATTCCCAAGGGAGAATTCCCTGAGGACGAGGACGCACTGGTTGCCGCCCAGCGGGAATTCACTGAAGAAATAGGCACACCGCCACCGTTGGCGGATTACGAACTTTTGGGCGTTTTTAAACAGCCCTCCGGAAAGCTGATCACCGCGTTCGCGGCAGAAGCCAGCGACTTTCAACCGGAAAAGATTGTCAGCAACACCTTCCCCATGGAATGGCCCAAGGGCTCGGGTGCCATCAAGGATTTCCCGGAGATCGACGACGCCAGGTGGTTTGAGGAAACAGTGGCCCGGACCAAGCTCGTCAAAGGGCAATTGCCCATTGTGGACGCACTGGTCCGGCACCTTGGTGAGAAAACCCTATAA
- a CDS encoding SDR family NAD(P)-dependent oxidoreductase yields the protein MGNDASWQETITSGRFAGKTIIVTGAASGIGQATALRIAKEGGRVIAADISQERLDALVEENAGLDLIPVAGDISTEETVASVLAAAGGHVDALANVAGIMDNFAPIHEVDDELWDRVFRINVTSLMRLTRAVVPLMLEAGSGSVVNVASEAGLRGSAAGAAYTASKHAVVGLTKNSAVLYGPKGLRFNAVAPGPTITNIVANWGSQLAAERLGPLMQATVPTPATAAQLAASITFLLSDDGTNVNGAILASDGGWSAL from the coding sequence ATGGGCAACGACGCTTCATGGCAGGAGACCATTACCTCCGGCCGTTTTGCCGGCAAGACCATCATCGTCACGGGCGCAGCCTCGGGAATCGGCCAGGCGACCGCGCTTCGGATTGCGAAGGAGGGCGGTAGGGTCATTGCTGCCGACATCAGCCAGGAGCGCCTTGACGCTCTTGTGGAGGAGAACGCCGGCCTGGACCTGATACCGGTGGCTGGCGACATTTCCACTGAAGAGACGGTGGCCTCTGTCCTCGCCGCTGCGGGCGGACACGTGGATGCACTGGCTAACGTTGCCGGCATCATGGACAATTTTGCACCCATTCATGAGGTTGATGACGAGCTTTGGGACCGCGTTTTTCGCATCAATGTAACGTCCCTCATGCGCCTGACCCGCGCAGTGGTGCCGCTCATGTTGGAAGCCGGATCCGGCTCCGTAGTGAATGTCGCGTCGGAGGCTGGCCTGCGCGGCTCGGCCGCCGGAGCTGCTTACACGGCGTCCAAGCATGCGGTGGTGGGCCTGACCAAGAATTCTGCAGTGCTGTACGGCCCCAAGGGTTTGCGGTTCAACGCCGTGGCTCCCGGTCCCACTATCACCAACATCGTGGCTAACTGGGGATCGCAACTCGCGGCCGAACGCCTCGGTCCGCTGATGCAGGCAACGGTTCCCACCCCCGCAACCGCAGCACAATTGGCTGCTTCCATCACCTTCCTGCTCAGTGACGACGGCACCAACGTCAACGGCGCCATTCTGGCGTCCGACGGCGGCTGGTCGGCCTTATAG